In Candidatus Methylomirabilis tolerans, one genomic interval encodes:
- a CDS encoding glycosyltransferase family 4 protein: MQEQRRNRKPSVVTEGAIRVVRVVARLSIGGPTIHVMGLNAGLDPTRFAQSLATGLENPGEGSMLAEALARGVKPIVVPEIVAEASLKPRDITALLKLYRLIRQERPHIVHTHTAKAGFLGRLAARLAGVPVIIHTYHGHILHGYYGPLTTGLLRTMERMLARITHCIIAVSEQVKGDLIAYGVAPSGKIRVIPLGLELDPFLGCAVYKGEFRRELDLDDNARLVGIVGRIVPIKNHRLFLQAAALVIASEPAARFVIVGDGALRLEMEQQARALGIADRVLFTGWRRDLPRIYADLDVLTVSSNNEGTPVSVIEAMAAGCPVVATRVGGLPDLITDGETGFLVPPSDAQALAAAILRVLRDPETAGRMGRTARASVQQRFTMKRLISDMEQLYIQILTDKGVKAPLDKDCPL; encoded by the coding sequence GTGCAGGAGCAGAGGCGAAACAGAAAGCCATCTGTCGTCACTGAGGGGGCAATCAGGGTGGTGCGGGTCGTTGCGCGGCTCAGTATTGGCGGCCCCACTATCCATGTGATGGGTCTCAATGCCGGCCTCGACCCGACTCGCTTCGCACAATCGCTTGCTACCGGCCTTGAGAACCCTGGTGAGGGCTCCATGCTGGCTGAGGCTCTCGCCCGTGGCGTGAAGCCTATTGTCGTCCCGGAGATCGTTGCTGAGGCGAGCCTCAAGCCTCGGGATATCACCGCGCTGCTTAAACTCTACCGCCTCATCCGCCAGGAGCGGCCCCACATTGTCCATACCCACACTGCCAAGGCGGGTTTCCTGGGACGCCTGGCGGCGCGACTGGCCGGTGTTCCGGTTATCATCCACACCTACCATGGTCACATCCTCCATGGATACTATGGCCCCCTCACGACCGGGCTCCTTCGCACCATGGAGAGGATGCTGGCCCGCATCACTCACTGTATCATTGCCGTCAGCGAGCAGGTCAAGGGCGACCTGATAGCTTACGGTGTCGCCCCCTCAGGGAAGATTCGTGTCATCCCGCTTGGTCTCGAGTTGGACCCATTCCTGGGCTGCGCTGTTTACAAGGGGGAGTTTCGCCGCGAACTAGACCTTGACGATAACGCTCGGCTGGTAGGGATCGTGGGCCGTATCGTTCCAATTAAAAACCACCGACTCTTCCTGCAGGCTGCTGCCCTGGTAATCGCCAGTGAACCTGCTGCCCGGTTTGTTATCGTCGGTGATGGCGCCCTCCGGCTGGAGATGGAGCAGCAGGCCCGCGCATTAGGCATCGCTGATCGGGTCCTCTTCACCGGGTGGCGCCGGGACCTGCCCCGTATTTACGCCGACCTGGATGTTCTCACGGTATCGTCCAACAATGAAGGTACGCCGGTCTCTGTGATCGAGGCCATGGCGGCCGGCTGTCCAGTCGTTGCCACCCGTGTTGGAGGTCTCCCGGACCTGATCACTGATGGGGAGACCGGCTTCCTAGTGCCCCCTAGCGATGCGCAGGCTCTGGCCGCTGCCATTCTACGGGTGCTTCGAGACCCGGAGACCGCCGGTCGAATGGGTCGAACTGCTCGGGCTTCTGTCCAGCAACGTTTCACCATGAAGCGCCTCATCAGCGACATGGAACAACTCTATATCCAGATCCTAACCGATAAAGGTGTCAAGGCGCCCCTTGACAAGGACTGCCCTCTGTGA
- a CDS encoding glycosyltransferase family 4 protein codes for MGSRRVVYPSEKVTAIHYGIETEGFVRSSVHVRQTWGLSGRSVVGAVGSLRPVKGHDLLIKAMPCVSEQIPHASLLIAGHDLWGYGKTLQALIDKFRLHEQVRMVGFQGDVSSFLHALDVFALPSRSEGFGQVAIEAMAAGKPVVASRIAPLTEIVVEGQTGLLVEPDAPEAFARAITWLFMHPEEAQGMGRRGQERVQNHFLAERMVAETLSLYETVISQRRRRAGAEAKQKAICRH; via the coding sequence GTGGGTAGCAGACGAGTGGTCTATCCCTCTGAGAAAGTGACAGCAATCCACTACGGGATTGAGACAGAAGGGTTCGTTCGGTCGAGCGTTCACGTTCGACAGACTTGGGGACTAAGCGGGCGATCAGTCGTTGGTGCCGTAGGAAGTCTCCGACCTGTAAAAGGTCATGATTTACTCATCAAAGCGATGCCGTGTGTTTCTGAGCAGATCCCCCATGCCTCCCTCCTCATCGCAGGGCATGATCTCTGGGGCTATGGTAAGACGCTTCAGGCATTGATCGACAAATTCCGTCTTCATGAGCAGGTAAGAATGGTTGGGTTTCAAGGCGATGTTTCCTCGTTCCTCCATGCTTTGGATGTGTTTGCTCTTCCGTCAAGATCAGAGGGCTTTGGACAAGTTGCCATTGAAGCCATGGCGGCCGGGAAGCCGGTAGTCGCCAGTAGAATAGCGCCGCTCACGGAGATCGTCGTTGAAGGCCAAACAGGCTTGCTGGTGGAGCCTGACGCTCCGGAGGCATTCGCCCGCGCCATCACCTGGCTCTTCATGCATCCTGAAGAGGCGCAAGGGATGGGAAGGCGAGGGCAGGAACGTGTACAAAACCACTTCCTTGCCGAGAGAATGGTAGCAGAGACCTTGTCGCTGTATGAGACCGTGATCTCTCAACGGAGGAGACGTGCAGGAGCAGAGGCGAAACAGAAAGCCATCTGTCGTCACTGA
- a CDS encoding glycosyltransferase has protein sequence MRRMKVLHVVNTLSAGGAELHLLTLCRYLRRQGIDVVVACLKEHVKDSLSLRRDFEQEGIKVINLGADRRFDPRCLVRLVRLLRQEHPALLHTHLPRADFAGAFSHFLYSSVPWICSIHGLHSRHWSGKRALPLFSLLWRHADAVIAISHAVKTWVADEWSIPLRK, from the coding sequence ATGCGCAGAATGAAAGTACTGCACGTCGTTAACACCCTCTCGGCCGGTGGAGCGGAACTGCATCTCCTGACCCTGTGTCGGTATTTGAGGCGACAGGGGATTGATGTTGTCGTGGCTTGCCTAAAGGAGCACGTCAAAGATAGCCTGTCGCTGCGGCGTGATTTCGAGCAGGAAGGCATAAAAGTTATCAATTTAGGCGCAGACCGTCGCTTCGATCCGCGCTGTCTTGTCCGGTTAGTTCGCTTATTGCGACAGGAACATCCTGCGCTGTTGCACACTCACTTGCCACGTGCGGACTTCGCGGGAGCGTTCAGCCATTTCCTTTACTCCTCAGTCCCCTGGATCTGCTCTATTCATGGCCTGCATAGTAGGCATTGGTCCGGCAAGCGGGCTCTGCCACTGTTTTCTTTACTCTGGCGACATGCCGATGCCGTGATTGCGATTTCCCACGCCGTTAAGACGTGGGTAGCAGACGAGTGGTCTATCCCTCTGAGAAAGTGA
- a CDS encoding O-antigen ligase family protein gives MEIWQIGMIVLVAVVLPNWASLTIVVPVLMVLAYNGTVDPLLSFGETDIQYFDLVLAIALLKTGIALAVDRGHVGLGRVYVAILVFIGVMAAATVLASYRFEWDIIARPEAIALARLVVQMSVLPLVVSSVRTLRGVAYCQKLVEYLGYAVAASIYLNVLGLFFDVTIGEVQITEAGVRYFGPLGDQIGFILLFFIYQKGLEGRWIPALFLTGALFATGTRGSVIALIVGITFLVWQSRRGLTSLNKRTMLTLIVLIVFSSILILYDVGSMQTRLVGTAFESGWEQRVLTMSIATRVFVDNILTGVGYTGFRFLAMEYGALEEFGVYFSPNYIATTSNQYLQAATDGGVVGLFAYIWMMSIILKHLKFAGSQTPSIKCSFYSASYVWLLSLLIGNQTAVWLLPGSLISYLLWLVLGLAIATATNVRREQAVREWGNVRALVSEQTEPSSVW, from the coding sequence GTGGAAATCTGGCAGATTGGAATGATCGTCCTGGTGGCAGTAGTGCTGCCCAACTGGGCATCGCTTACTATCGTTGTACCCGTCTTGATGGTTCTGGCATACAACGGGACGGTCGATCCACTGCTGTCTTTTGGAGAGACGGATATCCAGTATTTCGACCTGGTGTTGGCCATTGCGTTGCTAAAGACGGGGATTGCGCTGGCAGTTGATCGCGGTCATGTGGGTCTAGGCCGGGTGTATGTGGCCATACTTGTCTTTATCGGAGTGATGGCTGCGGCAACCGTACTGGCTTCTTATCGGTTCGAGTGGGATATTATTGCCCGTCCAGAGGCTATTGCTCTCGCCAGACTGGTGGTGCAGATGAGCGTGTTACCCTTAGTAGTGTCCTCGGTAAGAACGCTGAGGGGTGTTGCTTATTGTCAGAAGCTCGTGGAATATTTGGGCTATGCCGTTGCAGCTAGCATCTATCTCAATGTGTTAGGGCTCTTCTTTGATGTCACGATTGGTGAGGTGCAGATAACTGAGGCGGGAGTCCGCTATTTTGGTCCCCTGGGTGACCAGATCGGATTTATCCTGTTATTTTTCATCTATCAAAAAGGTCTTGAGGGGCGGTGGATACCTGCATTGTTTTTGACTGGTGCACTATTTGCGACAGGGACACGTGGGTCGGTTATAGCGTTGATCGTTGGCATTACGTTCCTCGTCTGGCAGTCTCGAAGGGGGCTGACGTCACTAAACAAACGGACCATGCTCACACTTATTGTTTTGATAGTCTTCTCAAGTATACTGATTCTCTATGATGTCGGATCCATGCAAACAAGATTGGTCGGGACTGCATTCGAGAGTGGTTGGGAACAACGTGTACTCACGATGAGCATCGCGACCCGAGTTTTTGTCGATAATATCCTGACTGGCGTTGGCTATACAGGATTTCGCTTTCTTGCGATGGAGTACGGTGCCTTGGAAGAGTTCGGAGTTTACTTCTCGCCTAACTATATAGCGACAACATCGAATCAGTACCTTCAAGCGGCGACTGATGGGGGCGTAGTTGGACTATTCGCATATATATGGATGATGAGTATAATTTTAAAACATCTCAAATTTGCTGGGAGCCAGACGCCGAGCATCAAATGCAGTTTCTATTCGGCTAGCTATGTTTGGTTGCTTTCCTTGCTCATAGGTAACCAAACTGCAGTGTGGCTGCTTCCGGGGTCCCTCATTTCCTACCTTCTGTGGTTAGTCCTGGGCTTGGCGATCGCGACCGCAACGAACGTGCGGCGTGAGCAAGCTGTTCGAGAGTGGGGGAACGTTAGGGCGCTAGTTTCTGAACAGACAGAGCCGTCATCGGTGTGGTGA